GAACCACAGGTTTTGACATTAGAGGAAAGTATTGAACTTGCCAAACAGAACAATCTTACCCTTCAGACTGCTGAGCAGAACCTCAAAGCTGCCGAGGCACAAGTCAGCGCAGCACGCGCAGGACTCTTGCCAAGAATCACAGCCAGTGGTAATTACACCTATTTTAAAGATATACAAAAATCGGTAATTCAAGCCGAGGGCGGCTTTGGATTCCCAACGCCGGACGGAGAAATGGATGCTCCGGAACCCCCCAGTGCCGATAACGAATCCGACTTGATTGAGTTGGAATTCGGTGCCCATCACAACGCACAAGGCACCGTCAATTTAACACAGCCTGTCTTCGCTTGGGGACGCTATTATTACGGGTATCAAGCTGCCAAACTCAACTATCAGGCAGTCCAACGGGATGTTGATGCCGCTTCTAATCAACTCCGCTTAGATGTCTCTGAAGCATTCTATGGCGCGCTCGTCGCGCAGGAGTTTGTAAGAGTTGCCCAGCAAAGTGTTTCTTTGGTTGAAGAGCAACTCGCAATCGCAGAAGCATCGCTGAGTGCAGGGGCTGCGACCAATTTTGATGTCCTTCGTGCCAAAGTCCAACTCGCAAACGCCAGATCCCAACTCATTCGTGCTCAGAACGGTGTTCAAACCGCCAAAAACGCCTATAAAACCGTCCTTAATATACCTCTCGCCGAGAGTATATCGGTGAAGGGGACACTTGAAATCTCAGAAAATCGTAAAATACCAGCGTTAAACCTTGATGCGCTCGTCCAACAGGCACTTGAAAATCGTCCTGAAGTGCATCGCACACAATTTACTGAACTTGCTGCCCGTAAACAGATTGATGTCGCCAAAACACGAAGCCGTCCGGACCTCGGATTCTTCAGTAACTACCAAATTTCACAGAATGAAAGACTCACCGAAATGAATAGGATTTGGAGCCTCGGATTTCAAATCAATATTCCACTTTTTGATGGATTTGCCAACCGCGCCGCCGTGCAACAAACCGAGACCGCTCTCAAACAGGTCCAGTTGGGCGGAACGCAAATGAAAGTCGGGGTTGAATTTGAAGTCCGTGCTGCGTACCTCAACCTCCGTGGGGCAGAAACGATTATTGATGTTCAACGTGAGGCAGTTGCCCAAGCACAAGAGAGTGTACGCATTGCGAATCTCCAATTTCAGAACGGAATTATTACCACAGTCGCGTTGACGGATACGCAGCTCGCACTCGCACAAGCAGAAGTTAATCGCCTGCAGGCATATCACGATTACATTGTCGGCTTAGCGAGGCTCGAAAAAGCGATAGGACAAAAACTATAATAAGTTGAACGGTTGTCAGGCATCAGGTATCGGTTGTCCCTTACAAGAGGAAACCGTTGTTAAAGGAGGACCTCTTAACTGATAACCGAAGACTGAAAACTGAAAACTATAAAATGGAGAAAAGAAAGTGAAGAAAGTCCTGATAGGTATACTCATAGTATTAGCATTAGTGGTGATTATTAGCCTGCCACGGCTTCTAAAACCGGAAGAACCGGAAATCCAACAAGCCCAAGCCACAGTCCTGAAACCGGTGGAAATTACAAAAGCAGCACGTGGAGAGATCCGTTCAGAACTCGAATTGTCCGGCACGATTCAAGCAGAATCACAAATCAGCGTTTTTCCGAAAGTCGCGGGGCGGCTTGTTGCTTTAAACGTAGATGAGGGCGACAAAATAAAAAAAGGCACATCTCTTGCGGTTGTGGAGCATGAGGAACTCGAACTCACAGTGCAACAGGCGGAGGCGACCCTGAAAGCCGCGGAAACTGCCTATGAACAGGCAAAGCAGCTCGCAGAAGTCCGTGTAAACTCGCAGATTGCACAGGCGAAGGGGCAGTTTCGTGCTGCAGAGATCGCACTACAACAGGTGGTTGACCTCTCTAAAATCCGAACGGTCACGCAAATAGAGCAGGCAGAAGCCGCATTGGGGTCTCTTGTCGCAAATCTTCAGAAAATCAAAAGCGGTGCTCGTGATGAAGACCGACGACAAGCGGAGGCAGGATTGAGTCAAGCCGACGCAAACCTCGCCAATGCCAGAAGTAATCACGAACGCATGCTGAAACTCTTCCAAAATGGGGCAATTAGTCAGCAGTCCGTTGAAAGCGCAAAGACGCAGTTAGACGTTGCCGTTGCTCAACATAAAATAGCTTCTGAACAACTTCAACTGATTGATAACGGCGCACGTGCTGAGGATGTGAGAGCCATGGAGGCACAAGTTGAGCAGGCAGAAGCCTCCTTACGACTCGCACAGACCCAAGCCGATACGAGGACATGGGAGAAAGACATTGAACTCGCGCAGTCCCAAGTCGAAACCGCACGTGCTGGACTCATCTCCGCGGGAGCTTTGAAGACGGCTAAGAGTTGGGAAGCCGAAATTACGTCCGCGAAAACCGCACGCACCCAGGCAGAGGTCGCTCTGAAACTCGCGCAAAAGCGTCTGAACGATGCCACAATTCGTGCCCCGATTTCCGGGGTCATCTCCAGACGCTCCTTGGATTTAGGGGGCATGGCACTTCCTGCCTCGCCGCTCTTTGAGATCGTTAATATTGATACCGTTAAAGCTACTGTTGAGGTTATTGAAGTCCAGTTGAGCCAATTGGCACTCAATCAACAGGCATCCATAGAGATTGATGGCATAGATGCCCAGATGTCCGGGAGTGTCGCCTTTATTAGTCCAACGCTAACGCCAGCGCGTCGCACGGCTACCGTTGAAGTTCATATTGACAACCCAGATGGAACTCTTAAACCCGGAATGTTCGCGAAGGTTACCATCCCTGTCAAAGTGCATGCCGATGCGATTCTTATCTCGCGTGCCGCACTCGTTGAGGACGCGAATGCCAACACGCAGAGCGTCTTTGTCATTGAGGATGGGGTCAGCCAGCGTCGTGTTGTAGAAATAGGTCTTTTGCGTGCTGGTGAAGCTGAAGTCCTGAGTGGACTTACCGAGGGCGAAGCGGTTGTCACTGCTGGACAACATTCTCTAAGACAGGGCGAAAGTGTCAGGGTCGTTAATCCATAGATGTTTCTACATTAATTATTGAGTTTCGGTTTGAGCGGATTCCCTGTAGGAGCGAGCTCCAGCTCGCGACTCTTCGCTGAATAGTCCTATTATGGTAAACCAGAAAAATAAGCAGACATTCTCCCCTCCCCGGGTAGGCGAGGTTTCTAACCTCGCCGGTGCAGAGTGTTTTGAAAAAAGGACTTGATAAATTAACGGGATATTCATACAATGAATTCTGGTTAGGAAGACAAGTCAGTCACCCGCCCTTAAAGAGATGGGCTTCTGCGAAGCGTCCGCCAAACGTCCATGCCACGAGTTAAACCGCTGACTACAGGTCGCGCAGTCCCGTCGCGATATGCGTAACGTCATACTGTAGACCTCGTGCGCAGGCGCGAGGTAAAACAAAGCCTGCACTTCTTATGAAAGGAGGCGGGTTCTCCTCCCCCTAAAGGATGGACTCCAACTCGAAGAACTTGATGAAAGTTGAACAACTCCACGGTCCCAGAGTGAAATCCTTTCAGGTCCTTGAGTTGGAGTATCTTTTACAGGAAGATGCTCCTGAACTCTTCTTTTCGTTTGGCTTGCAAAGGGGTGGACAGATGGTTCTCACCCGCGCGCCTGCAAGACTTGACATTATGGGTGGGATCGCTGATTATTGTGGCGCGAATGTTTTTGAGATGACACTCAACCGCACCGCGATCGCCGCGTGCCAAGCCAGAGAAGATAGAAACCTCTGTGCTATCACACTCCGCGCGGGAGATCAATTCAAACCCAACTTTCATCTCTCACTGGATAGTTTCTATACGAATGGCACGCTCAAAACGTATTCACAGATTCGGGAATGTTTCAGTGAGGAACCCGGAACTGAGTGGACAGGGTATATACTCGGGGCTTTTTATGTCCTCCTCAGAGAGAGTAGGATTGATCAATTTCCACACGGTGCTACGATCGTTATCAAAAGTGATATTCCGATCGGCGGTGGTGTCGCTTCCTCCGCGGCTATTGAAGTTGCTACACTGATGGCGATCAACCAATTGTATGGTTTAGAATTAGACGCGATGGAGATAGCGCGTCTCGCACAAATCGTTGAAAATAGAATCGTTGGGGCTCCCTGTGGGATTATGGATCAGGTGACTGCAGCCGCTGGCACATCAACAAAGATTCTCTCAATTCTTTGTCAACCCGACAAAATTCTCGAATTCGTCGCGTGTCCATTAAACGTGAATTTCGTCGGTATCTATACGAAGGTCCGCAGAAGCACAACCAGCACTGCCTATATTGACACACGCACTGGGACCTTTATGGGATTGACTATCCTCAAGGCGGCGTTTTCAGCGGAGGCGCAGAAGAATGGGACCAAGGTATCGAATACCTCCGTCCCCTTCTCCGGTTTCCATCACGAGGGTTGTGACCCCATGACCTCCGAATCAGAAGCCGATTTCGATGCCGAAGAAGGCAGCATCGCTCGAAGGATATCCGAGGCGTTGGCAGATAACTATCTCTGCAATCTCTCTGTCCAGGATTTTCGCCAGCAGTGTGAACACCGATTGCCTGAGCAGATGCACGGCGCAGAATTTCTTGACACGTACGGCGAAACCGTTGATACTGCGACACAGGTTGATCCAGAGAAGTCGTATGCCATTAGGAGTCGGGTACAACACGCAGTTTACGAAAACGAACGTGTCAGACGATTTATTGCTGCTATAAAAAACGCCGATAAAGATTCCGAGCGTATCCAAGATTACCTCACCGAAGCAGGTAATCTCATGTACGAATCCAATGCCAGTTACCGCGATTTCGCAGGACTCGGTTCCCGTGAAGTTGATGGGCTTGTGAACATTGCTCGGAAGATTGGAGGACAAGGGGGTATCTACGGTGCCAAGATTACCGGTGGCGGTGGCGGTGGCACTGTTGCCTTGTTATGCCATGGTAATGTGGAAAATTCGCTGACACAGATTCTCGCGGCTTACAAGTTGGCGTGGGGAATTGACGGAGAGCTGA
This is a stretch of genomic DNA from Candidatus Poribacteria bacterium. It encodes these proteins:
- a CDS encoding TolC family protein, with translation MNPLRFCHFLCVGTFLFLLINLSVVAQEPQVLTLEESIELAKQNNLTLQTAEQNLKAAEAQVSAARAGLLPRITASGNYTYFKDIQKSVIQAEGGFGFPTPDGEMDAPEPPSADNESDLIELEFGAHHNAQGTVNLTQPVFAWGRYYYGYQAAKLNYQAVQRDVDAASNQLRLDVSEAFYGALVAQEFVRVAQQSVSLVEEQLAIAEASLSAGAATNFDVLRAKVQLANARSQLIRAQNGVQTAKNAYKTVLNIPLAESISVKGTLEISENRKIPALNLDALVQQALENRPEVHRTQFTELAARKQIDVAKTRSRPDLGFFSNYQISQNERLTEMNRIWSLGFQINIPLFDGFANRAAVQQTETALKQVQLGGTQMKVGVEFEVRAAYLNLRGAETIIDVQREAVAQAQESVRIANLQFQNGIITTVALTDTQLALAQAEVNRLQAYHDYIVGLARLEKAIGQKL
- a CDS encoding efflux RND transporter periplasmic adaptor subunit — encoded protein: MKKVLIGILIVLALVVIISLPRLLKPEEPEIQQAQATVLKPVEITKAARGEIRSELELSGTIQAESQISVFPKVAGRLVALNVDEGDKIKKGTSLAVVEHEELELTVQQAEATLKAAETAYEQAKQLAEVRVNSQIAQAKGQFRAAEIALQQVVDLSKIRTVTQIEQAEAALGSLVANLQKIKSGARDEDRRQAEAGLSQADANLANARSNHERMLKLFQNGAISQQSVESAKTQLDVAVAQHKIASEQLQLIDNGARAEDVRAMEAQVEQAEASLRLAQTQADTRTWEKDIELAQSQVETARAGLISAGALKTAKSWEAEITSAKTARTQAEVALKLAQKRLNDATIRAPISGVISRRSLDLGGMALPASPLFEIVNIDTVKATVEVIEVQLSQLALNQQASIEIDGIDAQMSGSVAFISPTLTPARRTATVEVHIDNPDGTLKPGMFAKVTIPVKVHADAILISRAALVEDANANTQSVFVIEDGVSQRRVVEIGLLRAGEAEVLSGLTEGEAVVTAGQHSLRQGESVRVVNP